DNA sequence from the Excalfactoria chinensis isolate bCotChi1 chromosome 2, bCotChi1.hap2, whole genome shotgun sequence genome:
GACTTATTCCTCTTTCTTGTAGGTGATTGTTGACTTGAGTTTCTCTACTGAATCCCCACGCTGGAGATCTGCATTCACATGAGATGCTGTATTGTACCACTCACCTGTCCTTTCTCCCCTCCAGGCTTACGGCATCGTGTGGAAAGCAATTAATCGCAGGACAGGAGAAATAGTTGCAGTTAAAAAGATTTTTGATGCTTTCAGGAACAGAACAGATGCTCAGGTGAGAGGCCATGTATAACACTTATGTCCTGAGGGGTATGGTGGGAATCACAGATATTTTCCTTACTTGTGTCTGCAGAAGTTGCTCGTCACCTGGCAGTTTGTATGTAATAGCACAGTCTGCAGTTACATTAGGATAATAAGGAGCAATAAACGATAGGCTTTGTGTCCTGTAACACCTACAGATGATTACTGAAAGTCACTGAGAATAAAATGTATTCACAGAGgtgtagaatcatggaattgctcaggttggaaaagaccttaaagatcatcaagtccagccacaacccaaccatcctcccCCAACTCcaacagccctctgctcaatcatggccctgagcaccacgtTCAGATAGTTGTTAAACACGcctggggatggtgactcaaccacctccctgggcagcccatcccagtgcttcacaaccctttctgtaaagaattttttcctgatatccaacctaaacttacctgGATGGACAATATGATGCCCTATAGAATCTAAAGCTGGAGAGCATTTGTATACTCATCTAAGGAAcaactgttctttttcccaagcCTGTCTGCTAGATGAAGTTTTCCTCTACCTTAGAAATGCGAATGGGTGTGGGTTTCCCATGGGAAGTCCGTGCTCTCTTCTATCATTCTGTTAATGTGATaacagttttttgtttctttccagagaACATTCCGTGAGGTTATGTTCCTGCGGGTAAGGTCcattttccctctgctctttgattttcagttctctctGATGCTcacatattttcttctcattctttctcAAAATGCAGTGTTCAGTATTGACATTAcctttcactttttgttttcactgcctTGGGAAGCAGTCATTAGAAAACCACAGCGATCCAAATGCAATGAAGAGATGGTCTGATTCacctgcccagagccacatccagcctggccttgagtgcctccagggatggggcatccacaccctgcttgggcagcctgttccagtgctgtggACTGGATTTTACTCATACATaacacagcagcatttgcaATACCAGTATCTTATACAGAGTTTTAGAGTAATTAGCTGGTTCCATACTGTGGAAAAggattaaatacattttacatttcagtaGAAGCATAATGAAGGAAACAGCACTGTTTGTTCTAGAGAATAATACGAAAGGAAATAAGTTACCATCCTCTTGTATGACTCACAAGAAAGGCACTCGGCTTTGACTGTTGGgtctctcttccctctgcagGAATTTGGAGAGCATCCAAATATCATCAAGTTGCTTGATGTTATCCGAGCTCAGAACAACAAGGACATCTATCTCATTTTTGAGTCTATGGGTGAGACTGAGTGTCGTGTCGTCTATTTAAACCTACCCTGTCTTGCAGGttgtctttcttccttccttgttgTGATTAGATGGGAACAGCAGTGAAAATTTAGAGGGGGTAATAATGATGAGAGAAcagttgggttggaatggaAGAGGGAAGACAGTGAGTGTCCAATTAGAAGACTTACAGAGATAGGAGAGACGGCAGAATTGCATATAGAAGAGACTACAGATAATTCTATTGTAAGAAAGTTGTGTAATAATGGAACAATTACTGTAGCATAATCTGCAAGTAATAGATAATATAGACTGCAGGCTTGGACTCTGactcctaatatccaacctaaacctcccatgtctcagtttaaatccattcccccttgtcctattactgtCCATcttcataaacagccattccctcttctgtttatatgctcccttcaagtattggacggctgcagtgaggtctccttcATGGTGACCCACAGCTTTATTAGGAGGGGCAAGCACTGATCTGTCTGCATTAGGACCCAAAGGAGCAGCATGCAGTTATGACAGAGGAGGGTCAAGTGGGTAAAGGTTCTGCAGGGAGAGTATATCTGGGCACTGAAACAGCTCCCCAAGGGCAGGGTTCGTAGCACCAAGCCAGTCTGTGCTAAAGAAGAGTTTGAGCAGCGCTCTCAGACATACtgtgatttttgggtggtcctctGGAGTTGCCCTCGATCCTTATGGTGCCCTTCCAtagtctatgattctgttattctattgCCATGCTATAAGTTATTAATGTATTAACCTCTACTGAGAGTTCACTTGAAAGGCTGCAGCCTGTAAAATGGTCCATCTTGGCCTGGTTTGGAGCAACTTGTATTTGCAACTCAGTAATCTTGTACTGTTGTGTATCACAGAGACAGATTTAGATGCTGTGATTAAGAGGGGGAATTTGCTGAAAGACATCCACAAGTGTTACATTCTCTATCAACTCCTGAAAGCCACTAAATTCATCCATTCAGGAAACGTTATTCACAGGGATCAGAAGGTATGTTTCAGTTCCTAGTCCTTATCTTTCACTCGGATTTTCTGTTAAACACTAACTAGAAATGTATGAAAAGAATGAGACTGGCAGAGGAATGTTGATAGTGACCTTCTGCCATTGAGTGTAAAGAGCttattaattttcctttcttcaattCAGCCCTCAAATATCTTGCTGGATGCAGACTGCTTTGTGAAGCTTTGTGATTTTGGGCTGGCCCGTTCTTTATGTCAGACGGATGAAGAGCAAAGCAGCCCTGCCTTAACAGAGTATGTGGCCACGCGCTGGTACCGAGCCCCTGAGATCTTACTTTCCTCCCGCAGGTAACTGCTTGCTATGAGAGAAGGGGTGGCGTTGTATAATTCCAtcactgctggggaaaaaacactcacaaagctccaacccccaccacaggcagggccaccaacctccacatttattaccagcccaggctgcccagggccccatccaacctggccttgaacacctctagggatggacggggcatccacagcctctctgggcagctgttccagcacctccccactctctcaataaagaacttcctcctgacatccaacctcaatctgccctccttcatcttaaaaccatttccccttgtcctgctgttatctaccctttcaaacagttgactcccctcctgtttgaAGGCTCCCTTTAGGTCCTGGCAgtctgcaatgaggtcaccccgcatccttttccaggctgaacaagcccagctccctcagcctgtctgtgtaggggagatgctgcagccctctgatcatcttttcaagcattgcttttctttactgATGGAGCTGAAAGGTTTTCTTTATTGTACTTTGGCTAAGGAAGATCTTCAGTACAAGCAGATGCTTCCCAATAGAAAATACGTGTAGGGTTAATACCCCAAATTTGAAATCTGGGTGTTTTGCAGACTGTTGTTTTGATCTgttggagtgagtccagaggaggccatAAGGATGCTTagaggctgcagcacatctCCTATGAAGATGGGCCGAGGGCTGGGGGTGTTCAGTCTGGAAGAGAAAAGACTCCAGGGTGACTTCATACCTTCCTCGTATTTACAGGGGGGCTATGAAAAAGCTGGGAAGGGACTTTTTACAAGAACATGTAGTGACAGGAGAAGGGGCAATAAAAGAAGGTAGAATTAGATGGGATGTAAAAGTGGGTAGGCACTGGATCTGTTTTCCCAGAGAAGGTAagtcctgtccctggaggtgctcaaggcccacactggatgaggctttgagcaacctgatccaaTGGGAAGTCCCTGCACACTGCAGTGAGGTTGGAAATAGTTCGTCTTTAAGGTCTGTTCCATTGCAAACCTTTTTATGATTTATCCGCTGTTTGCCATTTCTTGTGCTCAATTAATGGTAACTATGTTCTAACCGCATTATGTCCTGAAAAATCATATTACACCTATCAGTTGCTTCTAAGCAGCAGCTTATATCTTCACTACTGGTAATGTGAAAAGTAGATATTGCCTTGTTCTGAAACCCACCTTTAATATGTTTCCTTCTCTGGTTTTGTGTGGAGTAATTGagcttatttttcttgcaaaataGAGTAAAATAGACTATATGAATGCCAGGTGCTATAAAGATAGTCCTAActcttttctgttgttatttgtAGCTACACTAAAGGGGTAGACATGTGGAGCATTGGCTGTATTCTGGGTGAGCTGCTACTTGGAAAACCTCTTTTTCCTGGAACATCAACCATCAATCAAATAGAACAGATCTTGAGGGTCATTCCTGCCCCATCCTCAGACGGTAAGACTTTTTTCTATGGGGGAAGTTAGTTGAAGAAGagataaaaagaatgaaagaaaacagcccaCCGTGATCGGGAAGAAGATATCCATTATGACTTCTTCTAACATCTtcccaaggaaataaaacttaatTGAGAAAGGCTAATTTTGTAGTAAAACAGGCCTATACTTGATTAgatgagaaagaagaacaaGGCCTTCAAAGCATTTTTGAGTCTTGTAAGATGGTAAAGGTTTAAAACAGACTATCATACCTCAGCTGGACTTGCGTAGTCATAGTAAATTGCAGTTTTGGTCTGAAAATCTAAATaatagaatgaatcatagaatgacctgagttgaaaagaaccttaaagttcatctagtttcaacctcactgctctgtgcagcGTCGTCAGCCACCAGTCcacactgcccagagccacatccagcccggccttgaatgcctgcagggatggggcatccacagcctccttgggcaacctgttccagtgtgtcaccaccctctgcatgaatAACATCCTCCcaatatccagcctaaactaTGAGCAGCAACTTTTCCATGAGATTTGTGGGGAACTGTGAAGCaagattctgaaagaaaaggccATTCCAGTGTAACTGTTGACTTTAAGGGTCTGCCAGACATACCCAGAAAATGGTTCGTTGTCAGCAGTCGAAAagaacacagcaggaaacagcTTCCATCTCTTGTTCTTGGTGTAAAACAGCAATTTGGACCAGGCCATTTTGCCTCATGTATCTTGGTGTTTCTAAGTGTGGAGGTATAAGAGTGCATGTTGAGAATGTAAATAGAAACTGTGAATGTTATGAGAAAATGTGTAAGCAAGTAGATATTCTGTCTCCACTCCATAAGATTTCCTTCTGATCTTTGTTAGAATAGTTTTCTATGACATTTATTAGGCTAATTTCCTATATGACAATTTAATGCCATGGGTCTTCTTTCCTTCACAAACTGTAAAGCTCTGCTAATTGTTGACTGGCTGTATTTTTGTGATTGCAGATATTATGGCTATGCAGTCAGACTACAGGGCCTCAATTATTGACCGCATGGCTTCCAGGTAAGTTCTGTACGTTAAACGTGTCTCAGATGTCAATGACTGCAGTTTAGTGTATACAGAATTCTCCCAATGCTCACCAAAATACATGACAGGAAGACTGATGATGTTGTAATCTGGGAGTAACAAACCTTGGGCCCACAGTGCcaaggttgcccaaggaggctgtggatgccccatccctgcaggcattcaaggccgggctggatgtggctctgggcagcctgggctgctggttggtggccctgcacacagcagggggttggaactggatgatccaGGCCATCCTATGTTTCTATGACTGCAAGCTATTGTCATCTGTACTTTCTCCAAATTAGAATGTTACTGTCCTGAGTTGTTTGGGTATCTATGGGGGCCTATTGTATTATGTAGGCCCGCagcatcagaggtggatgttggtggtttggcagtagaggctgaaccaatattccattacattttgttactgtgtgacagatggcagtctgacagaatgctgtctgacatggaaaCGTATATAAAGGTGGCAAAAATGCGTAGCTGTGGTGGCTGTGTTTGGAGATAATGGCtggtagctgagaatttgctctgtcaaatagtggtattgtgctctttgtaactGCTGTAGTTcccatggaagtaaataggaggtattattACTTATTACTTACTTGATATTGCTCACGTAATATTAGTTATTACATGACCTATGTAATATCATTGGTTCACACGTGGAGAACCTGAATCTATTTAGGCTGACAGCTTCATTCCAGCTGCTTAATGACTCtgtgtgattttttgtttttttcactgtacCTCTCATGGTTCTTTTGAACTCTCCTGTTATTCACACAGACCACTACATAATCCTGCTTAAGTCAATGATTACATTAACTAGTAAATTAACTggtaaataaaaggaaatgcaacACTTCTGCACAAGCCTAAGGCCAGAGCAAGTTTCTAAATACCCTGTACTCTTATCTATCACGACCTGGGCATTCTTCTTCATGAGGGAATTGGCAGTCCTATCCTCCTAGCTATGAAATGTGTGGATTCTCTGGATGCTATAATAAAGAAGGAACAACAAAGGAACAGTGCCctcagaggttccttccaactcttaAGGCTCTGAGGACTGTGAAGTAGATTATATGAGCTTATCTAATTGCTTCCTAACTTGCAGGCAGCGGGTAACGTTTGAGGAGATTTTACCATCCTCTACTCCTTTGCCTGCATTAGATCTTCTGAAGAAGCTTTTAGTGTTTAACCCTGATAAACGGCTGACAGCAGAGGAGGCCCTTCAGCATCCGTATGTGAAAAGGTGAGTAATGCCAATGCGCCAGTTCCCATATTCTGCCGAGATGTTATAAAGCTGCTTTTAGCATGAGTTCCCTTTATGCTTActgtaggaaataaaacaaagaagctgGTTTGAGTCGTAGTGGCTTACACCATGTTGTCATCTTCCTAGGTTTCATTGCCCTGCCAGGGAGCCCTCTCTGGGTTATGATGTGATTCTCCCTTTAGGTGATGATACTCAGCTGTCTGTGGCAGAATATCGAAACAAATTATATGAGGTACATTCTTTTGCCCTATTTTCTGAAGTCTTAATCCCCCAAGTAACTGTCATTCTTAAACTGACTGAATTCTGCCACTCTCTTCTGTTTGCCTTCCTTTGGGCTTTCCTTACATTCTTACAGTTACAGCTTGTTGTTGCTTATcattcacacagaatcacagaatggcccaggttggaaggaaccccaaggatcacaaagctccaaccccccaacaggcagggccaccaacttccacatttcataccagcccaggctgcccagggccccatccaacatggccttgaacacctccagggatggacagggcatccacagcctctctgggcagctgttccagcacctccccactctcacagtaaagaacttccccctgacatccaacctcctTTTGCCCTCCTTCatcttaaaaccatttccccttgtcctgctgttatctaccctttcaaacagttgactcccctcctgtttgaaggctccctttaggtcctggcaggctgcaatgaggtcatcctgaagccttctcttctccagtgactgctgctgtgcatcccCAGGTCCTGCGAGTAGTGTGAGAAATACATGATTTTTTGGAGGCAGGATCTCCTGTGAAGAAGTTTTAGTTTGACATTGCAATGGTGAACATCTTGTAAACAGGAACACATAACCAAAACCACATCACAGCTGTGTATCCCCCAACACCAACAGCTCCTCCTGTTTCCCCCTTGATTGAGTAGTCCGGGTTCACAACCTACCTGATGCTTGCTATTCTCTTTACAGCCTGATTCCATCAGCCTTTGATCTCTGTCTCATAATTTGTTACCTCTTCTTTACTGCGTCCCATCCttccaggctggatgttgctctgggcagcccagtctggtggttggcgaccctgcacacagcagggggttggaactggatgagcattgtggtcctttttaacccaggccattctgtggttctgtgattgcCCCCAGTTACTGCACTGTGACATATGAGTCCCTGAAAATGCTGCCTAACTCCAGTTGCAGGTACAAATTACGCACACATAGACAGCCTGGATTTCCCACGTCCTTCAGCCAGTGCCACTTGTGCTCCCAAATCTTGTGCTTTCAAACCTAGAGGAACAGGGGTGCTCTCATCACCAGGGCTGGCCTGTAGAGACCCACTCACCTTTGTGCCCCCATGCAGCTGGAGCTATTCACTAACGAGAGCGGTTTCATCTTTGCTGGCCATCACATACCTGCAAACACGTACACACAGTTGCTGGCATAATGAACTTGTGGGCCCTCGGACCTGTGGTCATACATACAGACAAAATAAAGACCCCCCTCACACAGGgaagagttaaaaaataatgataagaTAGAACAAATTGCATTGTTCCCGTGCAAATAAGTGTATAGACCAGCTTTTTACATGAGAATGGCTGTTTGAACACCTTTAGCTGCTTGTTTTCCACACTTGTTTCTCTGCAAATTGCCTgaacttctctcttttcctgccTTTGGTTCCTTCCTTAAGCACCCTGTAATAAGTCCCATGAGATACCAAGCTGCTTTTCCCCTACATCCCATAATGTGTCCAACTTTTAGGCAGCAACTGCCTTTAATG
Encoded proteins:
- the MAPK15 gene encoding mitogen-activated protein kinase 15 isoform X1, which encodes MSAERRRAPPSMVEPEVDAAVAEKYEMKKRLGKGAYGIVWKAINRRTGEIVAVKKIFDAFRNRTDAQRTFREVMFLREFGEHPNIIKLLDVIRAQNNKDIYLIFESMETDLDAVIKRGNLLKDIHKCYILYQLLKATKFIHSGNVIHRDQKPSNILLDADCFVKLCDFGLARSLCQTDEEQSSPALTEYVATRWYRAPEILLSSRSYTKGVDMWSIGCILGELLLGKPLFPGTSTINQIEQILRVIPAPSSDDIMAMQSDYRASIIDRMASRQRVTFEEILPSSTPLPALDLLKKLLVFNPDKRLTAEEALQHPYVKRFHCPAREPSLGYDVILPLGDDTQLSVAEYRNKLYEMILEKKVNSRPKEQMQRGDTELSQSQPRPFFPNPNPATLTTRKSHRVATPPLPKHPHTDAGSTANVQVQASNLNEDFSTSLHQRSKINVIYNPITHSAAQTVNANPGAVIRTCSAPPPQQGRTTSNGKQRRQITWANANAQLLPTTVQKPCSNPRNTQFHSKDVQPLLKSSKKMFRVTANVGAAGDPKASMGSYSQAYGTICKSALQSLPISNSSQQHKEQTWKSSN
- the MAPK15 gene encoding mitogen-activated protein kinase 15 isoform X3, yielding MSAERRRAPPSMVEPEVDAAVAEKYEMKKRLGKGAYGIVWKAINRRTGEIVAVKKIFDAFRNRTDAQEFGEHPNIIKLLDVIRAQNNKDIYLIFESMETDLDAVIKRGNLLKDIHKCYILYQLLKATKFIHSGNVIHRDQKPSNILLDADCFVKLCDFGLARSLCQTDEEQSSPALTEYVATRWYRAPEILLSSRSYTKGVDMWSIGCILGELLLGKPLFPGTSTINQIEQILRVIPAPSSDDIMAMQSDYRASIIDRMASRQRVTFEEILPSSTPLPALDLLKKLLVFNPDKRLTAEEALQHPYVKRFHCPAREPSLGYDVILPLGDDTQLSVAEYRNKLYEMILEKKVNSRPKEQMQRGDTELSQSQPRPFFPNPNPATLTTRKSHRVATPPLPKHPHTDAGSTANVQVQASNLNEDFSTSLHQRSKINVIYNPITHSAAQTVNANPGAVIRTCSAPPPQQGRTTSNGKQRRQITWANANAQLLPTTVQKPCSNPRNTQFHSKDVQPLLKSSKKMFRVTANVGAAGDPKASMGSYSQAYGTICKSALQSLPISNSSQQHKEQTWKSSN
- the MAPK15 gene encoding mitogen-activated protein kinase 15 isoform X2 yields the protein MSAERRRAPPSMVEPEVDAAVAEKYEMKKRLGKGAYGIVWKAINRRTGEIVAVKKIFDAFRNRTDAQRTFREVMFLREFGEHPNIIKLLDVIRAQNNKDIYLIFESMETDLDAVIKRGNLLKDIHKCYILYQLLKATKFIHSGNVIHRDQKPSNILLDADCFVKLCDFGLARSLCQTDEEQSSPALTEYVATRWYRAPEILLSSRSYTKGVDMWSIGCILGELLLGKPLFPGTSTINQIEQILRVIPAPSSDDIMAMQSDYRASIIDRMASRQRVTFEEILPSSTPLPALDLLKKLLVFNPDKRLTAEEALQHPYVKRFHCPAREPSLGYDVILPLGDDTQLSVAEYRNKLYEMILEKKVNSRPKEQMQRGDTELSQSQPRPFFPNPNPATLTTRKSHRVATPPLPKHPHTDAGSTANVQVQASNLNEDFSTSLHQRSKINVIYNPITHSAAQINANPGAVIRTCSAPPPQQGRTTSNGKQRRQITWANANAQLLPTTVQKPCSNPRNTQFHSKDVQPLLKSSKKMFRVTANVGAAGDPKASMGSYSQAYGTICKSALQSLPISNSSQQHKEQTWKSSN
- the MAPK15 gene encoding mitogen-activated protein kinase 15 isoform X4, with the protein product MFLREFGEHPNIIKLLDVIRAQNNKDIYLIFESMETDLDAVIKRGNLLKDIHKCYILYQLLKATKFIHSGNVIHRDQKPSNILLDADCFVKLCDFGLARSLCQTDEEQSSPALTEYVATRWYRAPEILLSSRSYTKGVDMWSIGCILGELLLGKPLFPGTSTINQIEQILRVIPAPSSDDIMAMQSDYRASIIDRMASRQRVTFEEILPSSTPLPALDLLKKLLVFNPDKRLTAEEALQHPYVKRFHCPAREPSLGYDVILPLGDDTQLSVAEYRNKLYEMILEKKVNSRPKEQMQRGDTELSQSQPRPFFPNPNPATLTTRKSHRVATPPLPKHPHTDAGSTANVQVQASNLNEDFSTSLHQRSKINVIYNPITHSAAQTVNANPGAVIRTCSAPPPQQGRTTSNGKQRRQITWANANAQLLPTTVQKPCSNPRNTQFHSKDVQPLLKSSKKMFRVTANVGAAGDPKASMGSYSQAYGTICKSALQSLPISNSSQQHKEQTWKSSN